CTGCACTGGCTTCCTGCAGCGAGTTACGTCCCAAGTCGAGCGATTCAAGCTTGCAGTGCTCGTTGGCCAACGCTTGGATCATAGGCGCGGCCCCTTCGTCGCCGGTCCGGTTAGCGTACAAGTTCAGCGACGTCAACTTGCAATTCGGGTTGACCAGCGCCCGCCCGAGATGCTGGGCGCCTCGCCTGGAAATGCTACAACCGGTTAGGTTCAACGACGTGAGTTGGCAGTTCGGATCACATAATGCGTCCGCCAGAGACTTCACGCTTTTTGCACTAAGCTGATTTTTGCTTAAATCCAGCGAAGTGATCGTACAATCCGGACTCCGTATCAAACCAGCCAACCGTTGAACTCTCAGTTCCCCGATGCAACCTTTTTCGATGCAACCGTTGCCAAAACTCAACGCCTTGAGCCGCGGATAACGCCGCTGTTGAATGTCTCTCAGCAACGCGTCCAGCTCGGACGCATTCGAGACCGTTATGGAACGCGTCATCGCGTCGGCAATCGCCATCAATCGAGTATTCCCCGACCGCTGGAACGGCTGCAGCGCGTCTTGCCCGCCGACGCTCGCGATGTGGTACAAGATCTCCGTTGGCAATGCAGTCAACGAGCGCGGTTTTAATGGCGCGTTGCGCAGTGGCTTTTGCGCCGACACGCCACACTGCTCGGCCGGCTCGTTAGCGCGCGGCAACCCGTCGAGCAGGGAAGCAACCGGCCGCTCGGTGCCGCTGACCGACCCGCGACGTGTCTGCGCCAAGGCAGCAGCATGGCTGCTGCCTTCAACGTTTTGGGCGTTGCTCACGTGACTGACCTTACTGACCATAATAGCCTCCGTCGATATGGCGGCTATGCAAGAAGCGGAAGCGGCAACCCATGCGCCACCGATGCGAGCGGCTATTCGTCAGCCGTGGCCGGCGATTCGCTGGGTTCGCTTCGTCTGGCTGCATGCATTGCGCCTGTGCTGGCCGAACCGGTTGAGCCGGACCCGAACGTATGTCGCACATGCCCGGACCGGCCTTTGCCAAAGTACCGCAATGGTCAGTCAATCATCGTCGATACGCGAACTTAAAACAGCAGTAACGACAGCAGCCACGCACCGCGCGCGCCGATAGACGATCAGTAGGACTACACATGGGATCGTGTGCAACAGCCGATCAGCGCAGCACTGTGCCGGCAATCAGTACTGGTCGAACAGGCTCTGCAGCATCGCAGGCTCGCTCCAGCCATGCGCGAGCGCGAGCATCAGCAGCACGCGTGCTTTGTATGGGTTCAGTGTGCCGGCGCTAACCAAGCCCAGCGCGTCGTCCGGCGCAGCGCCATTGCGCATCACGTGTCCGGAACCGACGCGCGACGCACGCACTACCGCGACACCGCGCGCACGCGCATCGGCCAACGCCTGCTGCAACGTCGTGTGAATCGAACCATTGCCAGTGCCGGCGACGACGATGCCACGCACGCCGGCGTCGACCAGCGCATCGACAATCACCCGTGATGCGCCGGCATGACTGACGACGACCTGGACCGCGGGCAGCGGGTGCTGCGTCTCGATGACATCGAGCTTGAACACTGATTCAACCGTATGCGCACGCGTCACGCGCCGTTGGAATTCGACGCGGCCATCCTGCACCCAACCGAGCACACCATTTTCTGGCGACGCGAATGCGTCGATCGCATACGTGCTGACCTTCGTGACGTCGCGCGCGCCGTGGATCCGGTTCGCGAACGCGACGAGCACGCCGCGCGCCGCGGCGTGCGGATTGGCGGCAAGCGTCACCGCGTTGAGCAGGTTCAGCGGACCATCGGCGGACAACGCACTCAACGGCCGCATCGCCGCGGTCACCACGACCGGCTTCGTACTCGCCACAGTCAGCTGCAACCAATACGCCGTCTCCTCCAGCGTATCGGTGCCATGCGCGATCACCAGCCCGTCGATGTCGTCCTGCGCGAGCAAAGCATTGACGCGGCGGGCTAGCGTGATCCATAGCGCATCGCCAATATCCTTGCTGTCGATGTTCGCGACCTGCTCCGCATGGATCCTCGCGATACTGCCCAGCGCCGGTACAGTGGCAAGCAACCTGTCCACGCCAACCACGCCGGCCTTGTAGCCGGCAGTGCTGGCCGCGTCGGCCACCTCGCCGGCAATCGTGCCGCCGGTCGCCAGCACCGCGACCGTGGGCAGTGGCCGGTGCGCCGCGTCCACGCTCATTCAAGTCCTTGACTGGCAAGGAACTCGTCGTAGCGGCCACTGAAGTCGACAATCGTGCCGTCCGGGCGGACCTCAATGATCCGGTTCGCCAGGCCGTTGACAAATTCACGGTCGTGCGACACGAAGATCAGCGTGCCTTCGTATTTCTCAAGCGCGATCTGCAGCGACTCGATCGACTCCATGTCCATGTGGTTCGTCGGCTCGTCCATCAGCAGCACGTTATGCCGGCCGAGCATCAGCTTGCCCCACAACATCCGTCCTTTCTCGCCGCCCGAGAGCACCTTGACGGACTTCTTCACGTCATCGCCAGAAAACAGCAGACGCCCGAGCGTGCCGCGCACCATCGTCTCGTCGTCGCCCTCCTGGCGAAACTGGTCGATCCAATCGGTTAACGTCACGTCGTCCGGAAAGGCCTCGGACGTGTCCTGCGGCATGTAGCCAACATTCGCGTTCTCGGCCCACTTCACGCGCCCATGATCCAGCGGCAGGTTGCCGAGCAA
This region of Mycetohabitans endofungorum genomic DNA includes:
- a CDS encoding asparaginase, coding for MSVDAAHRPLPTVAVLATGGTIAGEVADAASTAGYKAGVVGVDRLLATVPALGSIARIHAEQVANIDSKDIGDALWITLARRVNALLAQDDIDGLVIAHGTDTLEETAYWLQLTVASTKPVVVTAAMRPLSALSADGPLNLLNAVTLAANPHAAARGVLVAFANRIHGARDVTKVSTYAIDAFASPENGVLGWVQDGRVEFQRRVTRAHTVESVFKLDVIETQHPLPAVQVVVSHAGASRVIVDALVDAGVRGIVVAGTGNGSIHTTLQQALADARARGVAVVRASRVGSGHVMRNGAAPDDALGLVSAGTLNPYKARVLLMLALAHGWSEPAMLQSLFDQY